One window from the genome of Chitinispirillales bacterium ANBcel5 encodes:
- a CDS encoding AraC family transcriptional regulator produces the protein MNTKTAAFKKTLLLSAVILSSATLLSIILFSFRPAEEKITYTLFPADPLKVSTVEDSHDGGNSRVVSFKMDSLLHFQYTLKGGFNYPYAGIKIRLGETDTCGINFSRYDSIALSITSNSTDAVRVFLKEYHATIFDPNDPTSYIYKEIEYVPGTGQNERVFSLQDFTSPAWWVIDKELEKEIFHPLQRVSYIEILNGLIRSDEDTIGVVVSNIELRGKDTKFSSLITGLQLFIWIGAIFWTLPLLIRAYRRELKFKKRHLSMLQSSTRVELSDSENESASRIFQYLGQNFTNPELTLEKVARGAGVARNRVSEEIRSQLNTTFKGYLNDLRLNEASRLLTHTQRRITEIALAVGFNNISHFNRLFKERYKQSPREYRTSTQKQQNSEEVRDCTCSKT, from the coding sequence ATGAATACTAAAACAGCAGCTTTTAAGAAAACCCTTCTGCTCAGTGCGGTGATTCTATCCAGCGCCACTCTGCTTTCAATAATCTTGTTTAGTTTTCGCCCAGCAGAAGAGAAGATCACCTACACTCTTTTCCCTGCCGACCCTCTTAAAGTAAGCACAGTGGAAGATTCACATGATGGTGGAAACTCACGTGTAGTATCCTTTAAAATGGATTCACTTCTTCATTTTCAATATACCCTAAAAGGCGGCTTTAACTATCCCTATGCAGGAATAAAGATAAGGCTGGGTGAAACCGATACCTGCGGAATAAACTTTTCACGCTACGACAGCATCGCCCTGAGTATCACTTCAAACTCAACAGACGCGGTGCGGGTATTCTTAAAAGAATATCATGCCACAATTTTTGATCCCAATGACCCTACCTCCTATATCTATAAAGAGATAGAGTATGTTCCGGGAACCGGCCAAAACGAAAGAGTGTTTTCGCTTCAAGACTTTACCTCCCCTGCATGGTGGGTAATCGATAAAGAGTTAGAGAAGGAGATATTTCATCCACTACAAAGAGTCTCCTATATTGAAATACTAAATGGCCTGATTCGCTCAGATGAGGACACCATAGGGGTAGTGGTTTCAAACATTGAATTAAGGGGTAAAGACACCAAATTTTCCTCATTAATAACGGGGTTACAGCTTTTTATATGGATTGGAGCCATTTTTTGGACCCTGCCACTACTAATCAGAGCCTACAGAAGAGAACTAAAGTTTAAAAAAAGACATTTAAGCATGCTTCAAAGCAGCACCCGTGTTGAGCTAAGTGATAGCGAAAACGAGAGTGCTTCACGGATTTTTCAGTACCTGGGTCAAAACTTTACTAACCCCGAGCTCACTCTTGAGAAAGTTGCCCGGGGTGCAGGTGTTGCCCGTAACCGTGTAAGCGAAGAGATACGCTCACAGCTTAACACAACATTCAAAGGCTACCTCAACGACCTTCGTCTCAATGAAGCTTCCAGGCTTCTTACCCACACCCAACGGCGCATTACCGAGATCGCACTTGCCGTTGGCTTTAATAATATCAGCCACTTCAACCGCCTGTTTAAGGAACGATACAAACAGTCCCCAAGAGAATACCGCACCTCTACGCAAAAACAACAAAACAGTGAAGAGGTAAGGGACTGTACTTGCAGTAAAACATGA